A DNA window from Camelina sativa cultivar DH55 chromosome 17, Cs, whole genome shotgun sequence contains the following coding sequences:
- the LOC104758081 gene encoding F-box/LRR-repeat protein At1g48400-like isoform X2: protein MERGFLELHLHATHRYFGFDIETKLLTSKTLVKLTLSGECSLDVERVFFPALKSLSLLSVLGLDCPNYCRLLDACPVLEDLFITDADHWYLPCCGVFVESPTIKRLVVFFVDFDLLVEARLSLKLWESTDNHDEDDDGFSFYCDDDDDLFDEYEPIYGDVTNLVAGISNISTLHLSPESLEVFHFCCKSMPVFNNLLKLSIESNMEKGWQVMPLLIKSCPNLQTLVIKGLVHRVTNKCGDACACIPKKHNRKHNKKRKIVKEEEELSCLWTCQVKVLEISEYKGSFQELKQMRHFLGKLKCLETVKVGVDGDKKQNNEFFRANLLALPRVSSKCNIQFI, encoded by the exons ACAAAGTTGTTAACGAGCAAGACACTTGTTAAGCTCACACTATCTGGTGAATGTTCTCTTGACGTTGAGCGTGTGTTTTTCCCTGCCCTCAAATCGCTTTCTCTCTTATCAGTGTTAGGGCTTGATTGTCCCAACTATTGTCGGCTCCTTGATGCCTGCCCTGTGCTGGAAGATTTATTCATAACTGATGCTGATCACTGGTACCTGCCATGTTGCGGTGTGTTCGTGGAAAGTCCCACCATCAAGCGACTTGTGGTTTTT TTTGTTGATTTCGATTTGCTTGTCGAAGCCAGGCTGAGTCTGAAGTTATGGGAGTCAACTGACAATCATGACGAGGACGATgatggtttttctttttattgtgatgatgacgatgatctCTTTGATGAATATGAACCCATATATGGTGATGTTACAAATCTGGTTGCGGGTATAAGCAACATTTCGACTCTTCACTTGTCTCCTGAATCCCTTGAG GTGTTTCATTTCTGCTGTAAATCCATGCCGGTCTTCAACAACCTCCTTAAATTATCTATTGAGAGTAACATGGAGAAAGGTTGGCAAGTAATGCCACTTTTGATCAAGAGTTGTCCAAATCTACAAACTTTAGTCATCAAG GGTCTTGTGCACAGAGTAACAAACAAATGTGGAGATGCATGCGCTTGCATCCCTAAGAAGCATAATAGGAAGCacaacaagaagaggaagattgtgaaggaggaggaggagttaAGTTGTTTATGGACATGTCAAGTGAAAGTGCTAGAGATTTCAGAGTATAAAGGTTCTTTTCAAGAGCTGAAACAGATGAGACATTTCTTGGGGAAGTTGAAATGTCTTGAAACTGTGAAAGTTGGTGTTGACGGGGACAA gaagcaGAACAATGAGTTCTTTCGAGCTAATCTGCTGGCTCTCCCCAGAGTTTCATCAAAGTGCAACATCCAATTCATCTAA